From Elusimicrobiota bacterium:
CAGCGATCTGATTGAGGCGATGGAAAAAACAAACACCAACGTAGGCGGCGGATATATTCAGCAAACGGGAGAGCAATTCTTGGTGCAAGCCACGGGTCTGCTCAAATCGATTGATGACATTAAGCAGGTTCCTGTGAAATCGCTTGAATCTTTGCGAACCCTTCGTGTCGGAGATGTGGCTGAGGTTCAGTTGGACACTGAACTTCGCACCGGAGCGGCGCTCGTAAATGGAAAGGAAGATGTCACCGGGACGGTCATGATGCGGCTTGGCGAAAACAGCCGCGACGTGTCGCATGCGGTGGCTGAAAAAATCGAAGAAATTAAAAAGGGTCTTCCCGAAGGCGTCATCGTAAGAAGCCTTTATGATCGTTCTGACCTTGTCGACGCGACATTGAAAACAGTTGAGCATAACCTCGCGATGGGCGCGTTTCTTGTGATCGTGGTCTTGCTCCTTCTGCTAGGAAACATTCGCGCGGCGGTGATCACCGCGGTCACCATTCCCATTACGCTTTTGATCACCTTCATTGTGATGAGAAAGTTCGGAATGTCCGGAAATTTAATGAGTCTGGGCGCGCTGGACTTTGGGATCATTGTGGACGGCGTTGTCATCGTGATTGATAACTGCGTTCGTCGAATTCACGAGAAGACCGCCGAGCTTGGAAAGACATTGACCAAGGAACAGGTGAATCAAACCGTCTATGACGCCGCCATCGAGATTCGGCAATCGGCGGGATTTGGAGAGTTGATTATCGCGGTGGTTCTACTGCCGATATTCGCTCTTACCGGCGTCGAAGGAAAAATGTTCATCCCAATGGTGGGAACATTCATCATCGCCGTGTTGGTCGCGCTCGTTTTGTCCTTCACATTGGCTCCGGCTCTGGCGAGTCTCTTCTTGAGAGGCCATGTTGTCGATAAAGAGCCGTGGCCGATGCGAAAAATCAAACAGGCCTATGCTCCGACGCTTCATTGGGTTCTAAATCATCCGAAATGGGTTTTGGGCGGAGGCGTTTTATCGGTGGTCGTCGGCGGCGTACTCTTCTCAAGACTTGGAGGCGAATTTCTTCCCCAGCTGAATGAGGGCTCTATTGTAATCCAGTTCGTCCGGCCCGTCACCATCAGCATCGACCAATCGGTGGCGCTTCAAGAAAAGACCGAGGCGGTGATTCGCCAAGTCCCGCAAGTGGAGCATGTGTTCTCGCGTTTGGGAACCGCCGAGGTGGCCACTGATCCGATGCCGATTAACATTTCGGACACATTTATCATGCTCAAAGAGAAGCGAGATTGGCCTTTAATCGATGGTAAGCGTCCCAATAAGGAAGATGTGGCGGAGGTCATCATTAAAAGGCTTCAGGAAGAAGTGCCCGGTCAACGGATGCTTCTCACCCAGCCAATTCAGATGCGATTCAATGAGTTATTAGAGGGCACCCGGGCTGATGTGTCAGTCAAAGTATTTGGTGATGATATGGATCAATTGGCCAAATATACCAGTGAGATCAAAGAAACGATTGAAAAGGTGCGCGGAGCCGGCGATGTGGAACTTGAGCTTCAAGGAAAAACGCCGCTTCTCCACGTCGAGCCGGATATCAAAACATTGCAAGGACTGGGTTTGTCCAGTCACGAAATTATGGAATCGGTCGGCGTGGCGATTGGTGGAGAAGAGGTGGGTTCGATCTATGAGGGGCTAAGGCGGTACCCGATTGTTGTGCGGCTCAATGAAGCCCACCGCTCCAACTTGAGCGATCTAAAGAATCTACCGGTCGGAATCGCCGCGAATTCCACGATTCCGCTTTCCAGCGTAGCAGATGTTCATTTTGAGGACGCCTATGGAGCGATCTCGCGAGAACAAGGGAAACGGCGCGCCGCGATTATGGTCAACCCGCGCGGCCGAGACACGGAATCGTTCGTTCAAGAAGCGCGGGCGGAAGCCGAGAAAGCTGTGAAGCTACCTCCGGGGTATTTTATGGAGTGGGGCGGCAACTTTAAAAACCTGCAGCAGGCCAAAGAACGGCTCCTGTTTCTGACGCCCGTCGTCATGGTGCTTGTTCTGTTCATCATCTATGCCGCTTTCCGAAACGCGTTGCAAACATTTTTGGTGTTTTCCTGCGTTCCGTTGGCGCTCGTGGGCGGGGTTTTGGGTCTTATGTTGAACGGCCTTCCATTCAGCATCTCCGCCGGAGTGGGATTTGTGGCGCTTTCGGGCATCGCGGTCCTAAACGGGGTTGTGCTCATCAATTGTTTCAACGACCTCAAGAAAAAAGGAATGAGCGGAATAGAACTCATTAAGACGGGAACGGATATGCGAATTCGGCCTGTGCTGATGACGGCGCTGGTGGATGTGTTCGGGTTCCTGCCCATGATGCTATCGCATGGCGTGGGCGCGGAAGTCCAGCGGCCATTGGCTTCGGTCGTGATCGGCGGGGTCATTTCGTCCACGCTTTTAACGCTGGTCGTTCTCCCAGCTCTTATTTCCATGCTTGGGAAAAGGATATGGAAATAAGAACGTAAACACATTGAAAGTTGATGGACGGATGAAAGGCTCATGATCCAGAATATTGGCATGGATATGAAACCGACCGTTTCGGATGAGGCCATGAGCGCGTTTTTAGCGCGGCTCGCGGGCGACAGATTTTTCGGAACGGTTGAGGTGGTTTTTGAAAGTGGTCGGATTGTCCGCCTCAAGAAGCATGAGACGCTGTTGGAAGAAAACGTGAAGGAATTTATCGAAGCGTAGCTTAGCGCGCTGTTGGGAAAACCAAGGCGCTGTTATCTGTGGGTCTTTCGGGACTCTCAGGTGACAGCGCCTTTTTTTATGCCCGGAGGGTCATGGAACAGGAAACGGCAACACTGGAAAACATCTCATTCGATTTTCCGCTGGAGATCACCAAGCAGGCGGAAACCGAAGGCGAGTTCCATATTGTCGGTTACGCCGCCACCACCGATTTTGATCTCCAAGGCGACCTCATCACCGAAGAGGCGCTCCGCGCTTCCCAGCTTGACCTCGTCAAAAACTCCACCGTCCTCTTAAACCACGACATCAAGATTCCTATCGGGAAAGTCACCAAAGCCGAGTTCGACAAAAACGGGCTCCTCATCGACGTCCTCATCTCAAAGACCGAACCCGACATCATCCAGAAGATCAAAGAGGGCGTCCTCAACAAATTTTCCATTCGAGGCCAAGTGTTGGAGCGTGAGAAGAAATACATGCCTGACTTGGACCGGGTGGTGAACGTCATCAAGCGCATGGCGCTCGTGGAAGTGTCGCTCGTGTCGGTTCCCGCCAACCCGGAAGCCCGCGCCATCGGTTGGTACGTCCAGAAAGCGCTTGATGAAATCGATTCCAAAAACACAGGAGGAGACCCCATGTCTCAAGAAGAAACCATTATTGAGGAAATCAAACCGGACGACGAAAAACCGGCTGACGCTCCAGCTCCGCAGGACAAACCGGCAGACGCGAAACCCGAAACCCCACCCCAAGATACTCCGGCACCGCAGGATCAAGCGCCGGAGAAGATTGCAAGCAAAGACGCTAAGGCGAAAAAAGACAAGGAAACAAAAAAGACCAACGGTCTTTCCCTTGAACCGGTGTTCATGATGCTCGAGCGCCTTATTTCGATGGGCGGTGAGATTGGACCGACCGCGATCCAGATCAAGGCCATGCTCAAGCAGGCCATCGGCGAACAATGGACACCACCCGCCGCATCCGCGATGCCGAAAACCGTCAGCAAAGAAGAGATGGCGGAAATGATTTCAAGCGAAGTGACGAAACAGATTGAGCCAATGCTCAAACAAATCCCGGCCATGCGAAAGGGATTGGTTGATCAGGAGCCGCAAGGCGACGAGCTCAAAAAAACATTTGAAGGTCTGCCGCCCCAGAAGAAGCTGAAAGTGGCGCTCGCCCTTCAGCAAGCCTAAGGAGGAGAGATAGCCATGACAAATGATTTGGAGCAGTTGAAAAAAGCGCTGAACATCGCGAACGCCGGAAACACCCTTCAACAGCCGTTGGTTGACCGGGTGCTTCAGGAATTAATCGAAGTCAACAATCCGCTTCGGCAAAACCTGCCGAGAAAGCCCGGGTCCGGAACAGATTGGATTCTCAATCAGAGGACATCGCGGGGAGCCGGAGGCTCGTTTGTCGATGACACCGATGAGCCAGTGGAGACGCAAGCGAGTTACGCGCAGAAGAAATTCCCATACAAAACCATCATCCAGCGCGGTAAGGTCACGCGGAAACTTGTGGCGGTAGGTAAATCGCTCCTTGATATCGAGGCAGAGGAAGTGGAGAACGCGTTACAAGCGGTTCGCGATGCCGAAGAGGACGCGATTATCAACGGAGATTCCGCGCTTAATCCCAAACAGTTCAATGGACTGAGAAAATTGACTCCTGCTGGACAAACTGTCGTCGCGGGAGCAAATGGTGCGCCACTGACCCTTGATCTCATGGATCAAGTTCTGGATTTGAACCGGGGCAATCCCAATATGCTCATCATGTCCAAGAAAGCCAATCGAAAGTTGAATTCCCTGCTTCAATCTCAGCAGCGATTTGTGGACACGATGGAAGTGGCGGGTGGCTTCCGCGTTCAGGTTTACAACGGCATACCGATCTTCCGAAGCATTTTTGTTTCGGATGCCCAAACCCAAGGCACGTCCAACGCAGCCACTGATATTTTCGTGTTGGACACGAGCGCCGTGTGGGTTGGAGAACTCACGCCGCTCAAAATGGTTCGGCTTGCCCAAAAATCCTCACAGTTCGGCGAGTTCGATATTTTTGAAGATCTGGCGCTCGTTCTTGGGAATGACATCAAGGTGTCGAGGCTAGCCGGAGTCACGCTGTAAGCGGGAGGTATGTTTAAGCTCAAACGACTCAATGAGCCGCTTGGGACGCCTGACGCGCCTCAATACGAAACTTCGTACAGCGAAGGTTTAATCACCGTCATAAACGGAGAGTGTGAAGTTAGGCTTCCAGAGACGCGCGACCGTCTTGTCATGCTGGGATATGAGGACATCGGGGTGGAAGAGACGGAGTTGGTTCCAACTCTTAACGGTTCCAACCCCGCCGAGCCGGTCCCAAAAGCGCCGAAACCAAAACCAAAAATGAAACGCGGGAGATGATGGAGCCGGTATGCCTGTATTTCCTCTTCCGCCTGTTCCGAACTTCAGAGTCACCCAAGGATCACCGGGATTCGTAAGGCTGAATTGGGCGGATTATCCCGCGACCGTGAAAGACGGGCATCGGTTGTTGGGGTTCCGGGTTTACCGTTCTGAGAACAAGGACGAATTGGGTGAGTTGATCGCTGACGAACAGGAGCTGAACACGAATGTGTTTCAGTTCGATGATTCTGATCCGCAAGCGGGGCCTAACCGGCACTACGTCCTCGTCGCGGTCGAAGAAGGTGGGAGCGGGGACAGTCCCTTTGGGGATGCGCCTTATGGAAATCCCGACACGACTGGATTCAGTTTTCCGCCCTTCAGTCAGCGGCCTTTTGGATCTCCGTTGCGCGGGTTTGGAAATGCATCTTTTGGCGATGCCTATGGCCTCTGAGGAAGATTTATGGCTGAGACATTCACAGACAAACTGAAGTTAACCAAACGCGACACTGGCGACCTCAATTGGGGTCAAGGCCACAACGCCAATTTGGATCTGGTGGACGCGCACGCACAGCAGGGGTTGCTTCGGCCTCCACGAATGCTTTTGGCCACGCTTGGATCCGGCGGCGTCGGGGCCGAGCTGTTGGGCAACACCATCTATTTCTACAAAGTTACCGCCATCAACGCGGCCGGGGAAACCACCGAGAATAAGATTCCCGCCACGCTTGAAGCGCAGGTGAGCCAACCGGTGACGCCGCTCCCCGTCATTCTTCAATGGGAAACGGTGAAAGGATCAACGGGATATCGGATTTACAAATCTACGCTCACTGGGCAGGAGAAATATTTAGTTGAGGTGACCGGTGAGTCGATGATCAACTACACCGACACCGGCAATGTGGCGACCAATAATTTGATTTCCGTTCCCGCAGATAACACCGCCCGCACATCGGTCCGGAAGATCGTCGCCGGATCAGGAATTTCCGTCACTCCTCCAGACGGAACTGGTGACGTGACGATCCAAGCGTCCGGCACGAGCGGTGTCGCCTCTATAAAAAAGACGGGCGAAGTCGGTGGACTGGCCGGGGACGTGGAGTTGGAGCAGGGTGTCGGAATGCAACTCACCCAAGACGGATTGAACAATCGGATCAAATTGGACAACTCTGGCGTAACGGGCTTGAGAAAACTGGGTGAGGTTGCCCCTCTTGTAGGAGACGTAAAAATGGAGGCGGGCGCAAACATCACTCTTACCCAGGACGCGCCGAATAACAAGATAACAATCGCCGCTGCCGGAGGTGGAGGCGGTCAAACTGTCGCCTCCGCCGTGTTAACTCCCACCGGGGTTGCGGCGACCGACACATCCAATTTAACAACCGCCATAACCAACGTTTCCGGGGCGGGCGGTGGAAAAATAATTCTAAGGGCCGGCGTGTTCGCGATCAACAACAAGATCGATTTGCCCGCCAATGTTGAGATTGAAGGGGAGGGCCCGGCCACCGTTATTCGGGGCACCTCGCCCATGACCGGATTTTCTGGTCGTTACGTTTTGATCGTTCCCAGCGGCGGAAAACTTTCCCGGCTGAAACTCGACATCTCCCAGATCACGGACACCGCTTTTATGCGTCAGGCCATGTGGCTTTTGGGAAGTCCCGTGCGATTGGTTGAAGTTGAGATTGAATGCGGAAACGTGGGATCAGGCATCGATATGGGTTCCGGTCCTATCTTTCTTGAAGCCTGTAGGATCAATTGCGGTACGGGCGGCCAAGCCTTTGTTACGGTGGGACAAGATATTCATGTTTCGGACAGTGACATAACTGCAATCCAACTCGCTAACAACAGCGGCGGCACCAAGCGGTTTCACAATTGCCGGTTGGCGTTGGGAAGCGTCTCTCTTAACTCCGTCGAATTGATCAATTGCAGAATATCGGACCTCGACACATCGTCGAGTCACCTCATCACCTTGGCTTCCGGAATCATCAGAGACTCTGTGATTACGACACACATCTTCAATTTTTCGAAAAACGCTCTGCTCATCACGGGACAGACCATCGCGGTAAACAACCGCCTGTCCACCACCAATCCAGGCATTTTTCAGACAACCATCAATATTCAGGGAAGCAAGAATACCGTTCACGGCAACTATGTTCATTCGAACATCAATTTGAACAGTGGTGCAGTGGACAACATCGTTAAGAACAATTTTGCGTCCGTAACTGACAGCAGCGGCCAGTCGAATACCATCGCCGACAATCGGACAGCGGTTTAATTTTGGAGGAATAATTTATGGCAATTCTTGAATCACTACTTTCTCAGCAAGTTCTAGGAAATCTCGCGGCGGATATTCTCGCGCCAAAGCCGCCCATTCTTGGACTTATTCAGGCGCTCCAATTTGTTGACGGCCCGACACCCAAAGGGAAAACGCGCATCACGCTGAACTGGACGGCCCCGACCCGCAACGAAATCATCGGCGGCGAACTTATCAAGAATCCCGACAACACGCCTGACCTGGCCGAAGGCACGAATGGCGCGGTTCATGAAATTCAATTTGATCCGATTGTGGCGGGATCGTACACCGTTTACGAGCGGACGGCGGCCTCCGGCCTTCAAACCACACTCTCTGCCAGTACGGTTCATGGCCAGCGCGTCATCAATGTGGTGACTCCGGTGCCCGTTGATATCGTGACGGATGCCGTGATCGTGATCGAGGACGGCGTCGCAGGTAAGGAAGAATACGCGGAAGTTAAGTCCGTGAACACCGGCACCGGCGAGATTGTGTTGAAGAACGGACTTTTCTTCACTCATGCTTCCGGATCCGTGGTGAAAGAGGTTACGTTCGCCTCGAAAACAGAAGCGACCGATTACAGCATCGACATGCCCACCGGCGTTATCACGGAACTCACCGGCGGTTTCACAACCGGCAACCGCATCGTGATCAAGTACGAGACGACTCTGCAGGATTTGGATCATTACGAGCTATACCGAGTGCCGGGCAACGCCATCGTGTCGGAGCCAACCAGAACGAATGTTTTGGCGGCTTCAGGGGTTGTGACGGTAAACGACGCCATCACGTCGGCTTCCACTTCGTTCCAAGATCAATCGCTTGTCGACACCGATAATGGAAAGGATTTCACCTATTACCTGTTCGCCGTGGATTCTCAGGGGAACGCTTCCAATCTTACAAGCGAAGTGATGACGGAGAACCTCCACCTCGTGTTTGTGGAATTGATTTCCTCAATCACCCAAAACCTCGCCACGGAAGTCTCGTCCAATAAAGTTGTGGTGTCGTGGGATGCGGTCAGTGATCCCAATACCGACGGCTACAACATCTTCCGCTCGGTGGGCGCGGTGTTCAATGCTGGATCGGCCCTCAAGGTTAACTCGGCGCTCATTCCCAAAGGAACGGGGCGAATCTCGTTTGACGACAGCGCTGGAAATCTTGTGAACCGCAGACCGGACAACGAAGTGGCGTTCCCTCAAAACGGCCAGACCTTCTCCTACAAATTGGAAACCGAGGACACCGTCACGTCGTGGTCGGACGGCACATCGAACGTCCCGACGGCGGATACCACCGCCTCGAAAACCACGGGCGTCGGAGACGGCTCGGGTGGGCGGTGAGCCTTTGTGGAACGGGAGCTGGCGGTTATCGACCACCGGAAGGATCATTCGATCCGCGATCACACACCGAAGGTGTCCGTTTTTACGGATTCCGCTAATGCCCCTCTGACCACGGCGGCCGTTAAACGCCACCGGTTCGTTCAGAACCTCAAAAACAATCATCAGAAATTAATCGAGGCGCTCACCTGCGTCGAACGATTCGCCGTTGTTTGCGAATTGTCCGAGGAACGATTGATCGCTATCCGCAAGGCCAAGGACGAGGCGATGTCGGAGCTGGAATATCGCTTTCAGGAAAAACTCAAAGCCTACGACCAGCGCATCGAGGCGGATTCCAAATGACCGTTCTCGTTTCTGTTTTATCCGCAACCGTCACGGCAACAGCCACCTTCGCATACACCAACGCTGATTTGGTTAGTGCGGTAACGGACGGCGAGGTTCAGCCATTTGAAGTTCGGCCGGAGTGGATTCAAGAAGCGATGGAGGAGATCGACCGGCGAACTGCGATGTGTTTTCGCCCGGTGAATTTCGAGGACAGAGTGGACGGCAACGCTCTCATTCGCGTGTTCACACGTTGCTTCCCATTGCTCGAAGTAAGTCGTGTCGAAGTTGATGGAGCTGATCTTAACCCATTGAGCTACGTCGTGAACAAACGGACAGGGAGCATCACTTTCAAAGAGGGCGTGTTCGCCGAGGGTTATCAGAACGTGCTGATTGAGGGCGTGTCGGGCTACAACAAAGTCCCGCCCTTGATCGAAAAGATTGCCACCTTGATCGTGGCGAAAACCGCGCTCTCAGCAAAGAACGGAGCGTTGGTTGATTCCGAGAGCATCGGCGATTTCTCGCAAAACCGAAGTTTCAAAAAACTGAACGATGAGTTGGATCGCGCCTGGGAAGCGTGGGGCACCCGTGCGGGAATTGATTTTGCGTCGTGAGCCGAAAAATACCGGATCGGTTGCTCAAAGACCGGATCACCATAAGAAAGCCGGTGCAAAGTTTCATCGCTGGAACAAAGAAGCCGGTGTTTGAGCATCAGGTGGTCGCGACAAACGTGAAGGCGCGATTCAATCCGGCCGGCACGGCGCTCGACCGGAATGTGTTGGGGCAGACGCCGAAGCGAGGAGCGCGGTTATTTGTGAATAAGACGGATTTACCGATTGAGGGACTAAAGGAAAATTTTGAGGTGGTGAACGAAACGACAGGTGAGAGTTTCGTTGTGACGGAATCAAAGAACTTCTTTGAGCACCATTTGGAAGTCTCGTTATCGGAGACGAAATCATGATTCGAGTGACGGTTAAAGGGAGCGCGGAAGTATTGAAGATCATGGAACTAATTCCAAACCGCATGAAGTTGGCATTTCTCAAGGGTATGCGCGACACCGCCATCATCATTCAGAGTTTGGCGAAGCGGAACGCACCGGTGTGGCGAGGGCTTCTTCGTGCCTCCATCGTTCAGTCCGTTTCGGTCGAAGGCGACCGGATCGTCGGAACCGTGGGTTCGGCTTTACCCTACGCCAAGGTGATGGAGTTTGGGCGCGAGCAGGGATGGCGGCCCAACATTAATGCGCTCAAAGTGTGGGCGCGCAGGCGCTTAGGGAATGAACACGCTGGATACGCAGTGGCCGAATCAATTCGTAAACGCGGATTCCGGGCCCAACCCTATTTAACCCCAGCGCTCGAAGAGGCCGGACCGAGGTCGCAGTTGATTTTCACGGGTCGGATTCTTGAAGCGATTGCCGAGGCGGGTGGTTAATGCCTTCTCCCCGGCTTCACGAAACCGTCATCGCCGACCGGATTGTGGAATTGATCAACGGTCTGTCGACCGATTTGAATTTAAAGGTCATCACGGTCGGGGCGTTGGAGTTTTTTCCGGCTCTGGAACAGTTGGGCGATAACGTGCCCGCTGTGTTCGTGAAACCGTCGCCGTCCACGAATTT
This genomic window contains:
- the czcA_3 gene encoding Cobalt-zinc-cadmium resistance protein CzcA; this encodes MIQKLVRFSVTNRNVVFFITILLMGLGWFSFQSLPIDAVPDVTNNQVQVNTAVEGLTPEEIERYITVPIENGMGGIAHLTQTRSISRFGLSQVTLVFEDHVDVFRARQMVSERLLEVSSELPRNIQPKLGPVTSGLGEIFFYSIEFSDSKNGADRFEELMELRSIQDWFVKPRLLTVKGVAEVNTIGGFEKQFHIQPDPQKMARYGLHFSDLIEAMEKTNTNVGGGYIQQTGEQFLVQATGLLKSIDDIKQVPVKSLESLRTLRVGDVAEVQLDTELRTGAALVNGKEDVTGTVMMRLGENSRDVSHAVAEKIEEIKKGLPEGVIVRSLYDRSDLVDATLKTVEHNLAMGAFLVIVVLLLLLGNIRAAVITAVTIPITLLITFIVMRKFGMSGNLMSLGALDFGIIVDGVVIVIDNCVRRIHEKTAELGKTLTKEQVNQTVYDAAIEIRQSAGFGELIIAVVLLPIFALTGVEGKMFIPMVGTFIIAVLVALVLSFTLAPALASLFLRGHVVDKEPWPMRKIKQAYAPTLHWVLNHPKWVLGGGVLSVVVGGVLFSRLGGEFLPQLNEGSIVIQFVRPVTISIDQSVALQEKTEAVIRQVPQVEHVFSRLGTAEVATDPMPINISDTFIMLKEKRDWPLIDGKRPNKEDVAEVIIKRLQEEVPGQRMLLTQPIQMRFNELLEGTRADVSVKVFGDDMDQLAKYTSEIKETIEKVRGAGDVELELQGKTPLLHVEPDIKTLQGLGLSSHEIMESVGVAIGGEEVGSIYEGLRRYPIVVRLNEAHRSNLSDLKNLPVGIAANSTIPLSSVADVHFEDAYGAISREQGKRRAAIMVNPRGRDTESFVQEARAEAEKAVKLPPGYFMEWGGNFKNLQQAKERLLFLTPVVMVLVLFIIYAAFRNALQTFLVFSCVPLALVGGVLGLMLNGLPFSISAGVGFVALSGIAVLNGVVLINCFNDLKKKGMSGIELIKTGTDMRIRPVLMTALVDVFGFLPMMLSHGVGAEVQRPLASVVIGGVISSTLLTLVVLPALISMLGKRIWK